From one Catellatospora sp. IY07-71 genomic stretch:
- a CDS encoding M14 family zinc carboxypeptidase: MLTALATGAALTLAAPAGGAPADDTASTSAQYRVVGPKTLADRDAVARTGAAIDLVEHGKIYITATGAEAAHIRKLGFTLEPLPAPQQVPSVDGPLLGFPSADAGFHDYAEMTAELNQIVADHPTLVRRSVIGTSYEGRDIVALKISDNVATDENEPEFLINAHLHAREHLTVEMALYLANLFTDGYASDSRVRAVVDSREIWIIPDLNPDGGEYDIATGSYRSWRKNRQPNSGSSAIGTDINRNFGYKWGCCGGSSGTPSSETYRGPAAFSTPEARVLRDFVLSRRVGGVQQIKANIDFHTYGELILWPFGYTTADTVNPGMTLDERNTFANIGGQMAATNSYTAEQGSDLYVTDGDITDWLWGDQRVWTYTFEMYPKSSSPGFYPPDEVIAAQTSRNKTAVLILAEYADCPFRAIGKQAQYCAAANDFSITASPASGSVNPGSAVTSTVSTALTAGSAQTVNLSASGLPSGATASFSPSSVTTGGSATLTISTSASTPAGTYPVTITGTGTGATRTATYTLTVNGAPGCTGTNGNDVTISDNTTVYSNITISGCNRNASATSTAEVHLVHTYRGDLVVSLVAPDGSAYTLLNRSGGSADNVDQTFTVNLSGEAANGTWRLRVQDAASGDVGYVNTWTLTL, from the coding sequence ATGCTCACCGCGCTGGCCACCGGCGCCGCGCTGACCCTGGCCGCACCGGCCGGCGGCGCACCCGCCGACGACACCGCCAGCACGTCCGCCCAGTACCGGGTCGTCGGCCCGAAGACGCTCGCCGACCGGGACGCCGTGGCCCGCACCGGAGCGGCCATCGACCTCGTCGAGCACGGCAAGATCTACATCACCGCGACCGGCGCCGAGGCCGCGCACATCCGCAAGCTCGGCTTCACCCTGGAGCCGCTGCCCGCGCCGCAGCAGGTGCCGAGCGTGGACGGGCCGCTGCTCGGCTTCCCCTCGGCCGACGCGGGCTTCCACGACTACGCCGAGATGACCGCCGAGCTGAACCAGATCGTCGCGGACCACCCCACGCTGGTGCGCCGGTCCGTGATCGGCACGTCGTACGAGGGCCGCGACATCGTCGCGCTGAAGATCTCGGACAACGTGGCCACTGACGAGAACGAGCCCGAGTTCCTGATCAACGCGCACCTGCACGCGCGCGAGCACCTGACCGTCGAGATGGCCCTCTACCTGGCCAACCTGTTCACGGACGGCTACGCCTCGGACAGCCGGGTGCGCGCCGTGGTCGACTCGCGCGAGATCTGGATCATCCCGGACCTCAACCCGGACGGCGGCGAGTACGACATCGCCACCGGCTCCTACCGCTCGTGGCGCAAGAACCGGCAGCCCAACTCGGGCTCGTCGGCGATCGGCACGGACATCAACCGCAACTTCGGCTACAAGTGGGGCTGCTGCGGCGGCTCGTCGGGCACCCCGTCCAGCGAGACCTACCGCGGCCCGGCGGCGTTCTCCACGCCGGAGGCGCGGGTGCTGCGCGACTTCGTGCTGTCCCGCCGGGTCGGCGGCGTGCAGCAGATCAAGGCCAACATCGACTTCCACACGTACGGCGAGCTGATCCTGTGGCCGTTCGGGTACACCACGGCCGACACGGTCAACCCGGGCATGACCCTGGACGAGCGCAACACGTTCGCCAACATCGGCGGCCAGATGGCGGCGACCAACTCCTACACCGCCGAGCAGGGCAGCGACCTGTACGTCACCGACGGCGACATCACCGACTGGCTGTGGGGCGACCAGCGCGTGTGGACGTACACGTTCGAGATGTACCCGAAGTCGTCCAGCCCCGGCTTCTACCCGCCGGACGAGGTGATCGCGGCGCAGACCTCGCGCAACAAGACCGCCGTGCTGATCCTCGCCGAGTACGCCGACTGCCCCTTCCGCGCCATCGGCAAGCAGGCGCAGTACTGCGCCGCCGCGAACGACTTCTCGATCACGGCCAGCCCGGCGTCCGGCTCGGTCAATCCGGGCAGCGCGGTGACCTCGACCGTCAGCACCGCGCTCACCGCCGGCAGCGCGCAGACGGTGAACCTGTCCGCGAGCGGCCTGCCCAGCGGCGCGACCGCCTCGTTCAGCCCGTCCTCGGTCACCACGGGCGGCTCGGCCACGCTCACCATCAGCACGAGCGCGTCCACCCCGGCGGGCACCTACCCGGTGACGATCACCGGCACGGGCACCGGGGCCACCCGCACGGCGACCTACACGCTGACCGTGAACGGCGCACCCGGCTGCACCGGCACCAACGGCAACGACGTGACGATCAGCGACAACACCACGGTGTACAGCAACATCACGATCAGCGGCTGCAACCGCAACGCGTCCGCGACCTCCACCGCCGAGGTGCACCTCGTGCACACGTACCGCGGCGATCTGGTGGTGTCGCTGGTCGCGCCGGACGGCAGCGCGTACACGCTGCTCAACCGCTCCGGCGGCAGCGCCGACAACGTCGACCAGACGTTCACGGTGAACCTGTCCGGCGAGGCGGCCAACGGCACCTGGCGGCTGCGCGTGCAGGACGCCGCGTCCGGTGACGTCGGCTACGTCAACACCTGGACGCTGACCCTGTAG
- a CDS encoding GNAT family N-acetyltransferase encodes MTSEPVIREATIADVPGMARIRYAAFPWFTASVAQQEVWWRTSRPEGRTLRLVALHDGAAVGWASGGFNVSTTEERAGHVELVVHPEQRGRGLGTALYDRIEEHLRAIGVRRARAFATEDATSQRWAQAHGYTQGARDRYAKLDTAVLPPVPALPAGVTVCSLAEAGRETVYDLDQAASIDEPGDMSFDGVPFDVWTARYWESPDQQLDIGTVVMVDGVAACGTFFEANRELGKGMSTGTCTRREYRGRGLAKIAKSVALRRAAEASIHTAITCNDYTNAPMIAVNDWLGYQPFADEYSYLKHFDA; translated from the coding sequence GTGACGAGCGAACCCGTGATCCGCGAGGCGACCATCGCCGACGTGCCCGGCATGGCGCGCATCAGGTATGCCGCATTCCCCTGGTTCACCGCCAGCGTGGCGCAGCAGGAGGTGTGGTGGCGCACCAGCCGCCCCGAGGGCCGAACGTTGCGGCTCGTCGCCCTGCACGACGGTGCGGCGGTCGGCTGGGCCTCCGGCGGCTTCAACGTGTCGACCACCGAGGAGCGGGCCGGTCACGTGGAGCTGGTGGTGCACCCGGAGCAGCGCGGCCGGGGCCTCGGCACCGCCCTGTACGACCGGATCGAGGAGCACCTGCGCGCCATCGGCGTACGCCGGGCGCGCGCCTTCGCCACCGAGGACGCCACCTCGCAGCGCTGGGCGCAGGCGCACGGCTACACCCAGGGCGCCCGCGACCGCTACGCGAAGCTCGACACCGCCGTGCTGCCGCCCGTGCCCGCGCTGCCCGCCGGTGTCACGGTGTGCAGCCTCGCCGAGGCGGGCCGCGAAACCGTGTACGACCTCGACCAGGCCGCCTCCATCGACGAGCCGGGCGACATGTCCTTCGACGGCGTCCCGTTCGACGTGTGGACCGCCCGCTACTGGGAGAGCCCGGACCAGCAGCTCGACATCGGCACCGTGGTCATGGTGGACGGCGTCGCCGCGTGCGGCACGTTCTTCGAGGCGAACCGCGAGCTGGGCAAGGGCATGTCCACCGGCACCTGCACCCGCCGGGAGTACCGCGGCCGGGGCCTGGCGAAGATCGCCAAGTCGGTCGCCCTGCGCCGCGCCGCGGAGGCCAGCATCCACACCGCGATCACCTGCAACGACTACACCAACGCGCCGATGATCGCGGTCAACGACTGGCTCGGCTACCAGCCCTTCGCCGACGAGTACTCCTACCTGAAGCACTTCGACGCCTGA
- a CDS encoding DUF6585 family protein, protein MTVDIESTAAVPAEVTAAAAGRDLGAHRETYPAKWNKQASVGLGIFVALFGVIAVFATVGASSSATEEGQSAAAVASAVLWGITALFLAGFLWILLRSPAVSKTARGFQVHLFERGWVWVRRKGTEVYRFDEVQTLFAAIVVVNNSGVTTTVYDYRITCNDGRQTRMRQIHTDMARFGPALAAQVAQAQLPKALSYFDKGNPVAFGDLTVTEDGLATKKGKVVPWSQVGGVQVVQGFVSVVDRAGKRVSPQVSFGQMPNAHTFLLMTETILAKLRGTEQ, encoded by the coding sequence ATGACCGTCGACATCGAGTCCACCGCGGCGGTCCCCGCCGAGGTGACGGCGGCCGCCGCCGGGCGCGACCTGGGCGCCCACAGGGAGACCTACCCGGCGAAGTGGAACAAGCAGGCGTCGGTCGGCCTGGGCATCTTCGTGGCGCTGTTCGGCGTGATCGCCGTCTTCGCGACGGTCGGCGCGAGCTCGTCGGCCACCGAGGAGGGCCAGAGCGCCGCCGCGGTGGCCTCGGCCGTGCTGTGGGGGATCACCGCGCTGTTCCTGGCCGGCTTCCTGTGGATCCTGCTGCGCAGCCCCGCTGTGTCCAAGACGGCGCGCGGGTTCCAGGTGCACCTGTTCGAGCGGGGCTGGGTGTGGGTGCGCCGCAAGGGGACCGAGGTCTACCGGTTCGACGAGGTGCAGACGCTGTTCGCGGCGATCGTCGTGGTCAACAACAGCGGGGTCACCACCACCGTCTACGACTACCGGATCACCTGCAACGACGGCCGCCAGACGCGGATGCGCCAGATCCACACGGACATGGCGCGGTTCGGCCCGGCGCTGGCCGCCCAGGTGGCGCAGGCTCAGTTGCCCAAGGCGCTGTCGTACTTCGACAAGGGCAACCCGGTCGCCTTCGGCGACCTGACGGTGACCGAGGACGGCCTGGCCACGAAGAAGGGCAAGGTCGTGCCCTGGTCGCAGGTCGGTGGGGTCCAGGTCGTCCAGGGCTTCGTGAGCGTCGTGGACCGCGCGGGCAAGCGGGTGTCCCCGCAGGTGAGCTTCGGCCAGATGCCCAACGCCCACACGTTCCTGCTGATGACCGAGACGATCCTGGCCAAGCTGCGCGGCACCGAGCAGTAG